Proteins from a single region of Harpia harpyja isolate bHarHar1 chromosome 14, bHarHar1 primary haplotype, whole genome shotgun sequence:
- the DUT gene encoding deoxyuridine 5'-triphosphate nucleotidohydrolase, mitochondrial isoform X1: protein MAAMPASEAVLQPSPSKRQKGSVPGEPTARLRFAKLSENASAPSRGSAGAAGYDLYSAYDCVIPPMEKAVVKTDIQIALPSGCYGRVAPRSGLAAKHFIDVGAGVIDEDYRGNVGVVLFNFGKETFEVKKGDRIAQLICERICYPELEEVQALDDTERGEGGFGSTGKN, encoded by the exons ATGGCAG CGATGCCCGCCTCCGAGGCCGTCCTGCAGCCCTCCCCCAGCAAGAGGCAGAAGGGCTCCGTGCCTGGGGAGCCCACCGCACGGCTCCGCTTCGCCAAGCTGTCCGAGAACGCCTCCGCCCCCTCCAggggctctgctggggctgcGGGCTACGATCTGTACAG TGCCTATGACTGTGTGATACCACCCATGGAAAAGGCTGTAGTGAAAACAGACATTCAAATAGCACTTCCTTCTGGATGCTATGGCCGAGTAG caCCGCGTTCTGGTTTAGCTGCAAAACACTTCATAGATGTTGGTG CTGGTGTTATTGATGAGGATTACAGAGGAAATGTTGGTGTCGTACTCTTCAACTTTGGCAAGGAGACTTTTGAAG TTAAAAAAGGGGATAGGATTGCCCAGCTCATCTGTGAACGCATTTGCTATCCTGAGCTAGAAGAAGTTCAA GCTCTAGATGATACAGAACGTGGCGAAGGTGGCTTTGGTTCTActggaaagaactga
- the DUT gene encoding deoxyuridine 5'-triphosphate nucleotidohydrolase, mitochondrial isoform X2 — MLAQRLRRLLQPRGRTMPASEAVLQPSPSKRQKGSVPGEPTARLRFAKLSENASAPSRGSAGAAGYDLYSAYDCVIPPMEKAVVKTDIQIALPSGCYGRVAPRSGLAAKHFIDVGAGVIDEDYRGNVGVVLFNFGKETFEVKKGDRIAQLICERICYPELEEVQALDDTERGEGGFGSTGKN, encoded by the exons ATGCTGGCCCAGCGCCTCAGGAGGCTTCTGCAGCCCCGCGGGCGCA CGATGCCCGCCTCCGAGGCCGTCCTGCAGCCCTCCCCCAGCAAGAGGCAGAAGGGCTCCGTGCCTGGGGAGCCCACCGCACGGCTCCGCTTCGCCAAGCTGTCCGAGAACGCCTCCGCCCCCTCCAggggctctgctggggctgcGGGCTACGATCTGTACAG TGCCTATGACTGTGTGATACCACCCATGGAAAAGGCTGTAGTGAAAACAGACATTCAAATAGCACTTCCTTCTGGATGCTATGGCCGAGTAG caCCGCGTTCTGGTTTAGCTGCAAAACACTTCATAGATGTTGGTG CTGGTGTTATTGATGAGGATTACAGAGGAAATGTTGGTGTCGTACTCTTCAACTTTGGCAAGGAGACTTTTGAAG TTAAAAAAGGGGATAGGATTGCCCAGCTCATCTGTGAACGCATTTGCTATCCTGAGCTAGAAGAAGTTCAA GCTCTAGATGATACAGAACGTGGCGAAGGTGGCTTTGGTTCTActggaaagaactga